The nucleotide sequence ATTCAGCTTCTCTTTTATTGATCATAATTCATGAACGGTGACATAGTACGTTTAATTCTCTCACTTCTCACGGGACACTTTTGATGTGTCGAAACATTGTGTgatattttcaagaatttgTTGTGGCTAAAATCATAAATATGTGTACTCTTtactcagtaaaaaattcttgagCACCAATAAAGCTTTTTAGCTTCTTAGAATCAGTTTTTATTCCGTTTTCTTAGTGGAAGAAGCAGAAAGTTTCCGGACACATTTCCGGACGTGTTTGTGCTTAGGGATATTGATCAATTTATTATCTtctatcaaattttaattatatgcaAACATGAATTATTATCGTAATGTTCCTATTTGTGTGTTTAGCGTTAAGGTTCAGAAATGTACAAAATTGTGAAGACCATCGAGCGAGGGAAGGTTTTTATTGCGGCTTGCCCCTCTGCTTGGGAAATAGAAGGGAATCTGTTTTGGCCGAATAAGAATGTTACCAAGTACAGGCAAGATCCAAATTCCATTCCTGGTAAgaattaaagtatttttaatgtttttttccacattttaaTGTAAACGTCTTTAATAATGATGTTACAGGCAAAGATTGGAAACTATTCAAATGTGTTGTTAAGACAGAAAATATTGCTACTTTCGAAGAAGCATTGGTGATTGAAAAATCACTAATATCTGTTGAAACTGAAGAAGAAGCCACTGTACTTCAGAAGACCATCAACAagaattttccaaagaaaaactaTAATTCCGAAATACAAAGAATTTTGAGCCAAGAAACTTCGAAAGCAAGTGCAGCTGATTTACCGGATTTGCCAATCGAGAGTTGTCAACTCACTCTTAATGCATCTCAAACTCAAGCCGAAAACTCTGGCAGGAGTGAGAGGTGTCTCAGCAAACCTGCGGCATCGCGAAAAGAATATATGTACTCTTCCCCTTCACCCGTTTCTACTGGACATCAGCTATCTACAAACTCATCTTCACCGACTTCGACTTCATCCAAGTCATCAAATTCAAGCACTTGCAGCAATTCATCAAAGTCTCCACCAAGACCCATTACCCAGGAACGTACACAAAGTTCACAAACTCCAGCAGTCTCAGTGGGTGTACTTTTTTGGGAAATAAAAAGACTTGCAGAATTTGTTTATAAAATGCAAGATCACATTAAAGGTCTGCATGTGAAAGTTGATCGACTTCTGGACATTAAAGATGGAAACTCACCTAATACACCAACAGAAGATGATATTGGAATGGATTTTCCGCTCAATAACGTTAGGGATGTCGAaaaatttgagagaaaattgGACGGAgcagcatttaaaaaaaaaattgtgagaaacTTTGTCAGGTATGGTGGGACTTCCGGAAAAGCATCTGGAAAAAAAGTCGCCTATCAATTAATTGATTTGCTACTTTCTCGAAAgcttttcacgaaattttcttgGACAGGTAAAAGCAAGATGTCGAGCAAAATTGCATTCAAGAACTTTAAAAACATCATTCAAGTGTTTTTTGAAATCGTTCGGAAGGCTGACGGGAAAATGTCTAAGAATgatattgagaatttttttaaGCTAAAGATTTTGAAATACAGCAAAGAAAGAGCGAACAGAATTAATAAGGAgacttaaatgttaaataatgtGATATGAATGCTACTATTATTGGAGGctttattttgaattaataaaagTGATATGAAGTACCTCAATTTGTgtgttattttatttaagtttttcgAAGGAACTCATTCTGGGGGTGTCAGCGGCGCAATAGGCTAGACGGCTAGACTGTTAGTTTTTTGTACTTGTACAAAAAACTACTTACAAAGTACTACTCTTGTACTTGTACTGTTACCCGAGTACTTGGGTTGGGCAGACTGTCGAAGGGATCCTTGGACTTGGGTTCCTCCAGCAAAGCAGCTTCAACTGCATCCAGTTCCTCAACTGGTTCTGGCTCCTTTTCCTTCTTGGGCTGCTCCTTCTTCTCCTGCTTGGGTTGCTTCTCCTGTTTCTTTTTCTGTCCCTCTTCCCTGTCACCCCCATGATCACCCGTCTTAGCCACAAATTCTGCATACTTCGCAGGATCAAACTCAAGTGGCTTGGTGCAGAGTTGGAATTTGGGGTTGACTGCCTTCACCTGTGGCTGATTGAGGATTGTGTTGAACCATCGTGTGAGACTGATGTAATTGGCTCTCTCGGCAGCATCCAACAGATTCTCAAAGAGATGGAACAGGGTGCAGAAGACACAGATGTCCGCCAGAGAGATTCGATCGCCCACCAAGAATGTCACATATTGGTCAATTTTGTGTTGAGCACCTTGAGAGAGATCGCATCTTGCTTGGCACGTTCAACAACTTTCTTCTGGAACGGCATACCCAGTAAGGGAAACACCCAGGCACATGATGCTGGAGCTGGAAGGAGTTCACTGTTCACTGGAAAAAATCACCCACTGCCACACTTCAGCCTGCTGCAGACTTGGCTGCAGATCAGTCTTACCTCGTAATTCGGCCAGGTAGAAGGCAATAATATTGCTTTCCGTGGGATATTGCCCATCAGCAGTCTCAGGCCGGCTCCTTCTCAAGGGGGAATTTACGGAGGAAAACCTGGCTTTTGTTTTGACTTTTTTGTACGTACAAAAAAGTCAAAACAGAAAGAGCAAAACAATATCTATGGTGTCTCCCCCTATTGAAAAATGAAAGACGctctgaaatttgaaatttcgagtTCGCTGGGGTCATCAAATGGACAGCTTTTGGATACTTTTACGACCAACTTTGCAatcgcataattttttttcgtaaaaaatgtAAGTCATTCATTTTCATGCGAAGAGGATAGTTTCTAAGACCCAAAAGAGCACTGGAAATcaattcattaaataaataaaattttagatgtCTTTAGTCGTGTTTGGGTCTTCTTGTGGCGGTCGTTAGGATAACCAAATTAGAGTTATGCCATGACGTGCTACTTGGGTAGTCAAGACTTCAAAACGATTGACGTTAGCAAGAAAAAGAAGTTAGTCTTTACGGACACATTAGCCAGAACGCCAGACTCTGACATCATGGCAGAAGACTCTGACGAAGTTAAAGACAAGACACTGACTGACGCTGACACTCCCCTCCTTCCTCTGGTTGTTCTTACGAGAGTCGACAGGTGactaaaattattgaattcaGTAAAAAAACATAGTTATTCATGGATATTCTTTGCAGACCTGACAACTGGGCCTTCTTCGATGCCCCCAAGAATAAGAATTTGCCCTCGAAGATGCCATCGTTTGAGGATAAAAGTGTGAAGTACTCAAAAGAACTTCCCAAACCCATTCAATTCTTTGAGGAAATTATCAAAAATCACGGATAGTTGCTGCTGCATTCacacaaaatataaattcaCTCCCATATTTATATCACacttatttattgtttatttatttatttatttatttgtattttttatatactttattgctcaataaaaataatatgtttCGTTTGATTTACAACCACGTTTTTGTGATCGTTATAAAGTGGAGATATTTCAAATTGGGTATCTTAGCCAAGACACAGTGTGTTAAATTCTGCAATTTGACGAAAGTTGCACTGTTAGAAATTTTacaaacactgaaaaaaaatataaaaccaaaatttcacttttggaaaaaaatatttttaaaacaatccTAATGGCACTGGCacacttttcaatttagtgaaattcaatcgattgaaattaacctcttactttttcaaactgaaataagatatttttgtctctttctgtcgaatgaaaattgcaatttcaatttcattttcaatttcaattttaaatttcatttgacagaaagagagacagctgtatctgatctcagtttgaaagagtaagagggtaaaatttcaatcgattgaatttcactaaattgaaaaggtgtgccagcgccataaggaTTGttctataaaataaaacattaaatttaatttaatgaattgaTACAAAGTACTTTATGTGTCTCTCTCAGTATTGGGGTTTCATAAAAGAGGTTCATTAATTTCGTaactggtaatttttttttaatatttatattagaacaggcctgagctaaaataaaatcTGAAGTGAATTCGGTGGTGCCCATTCAGATTCTTCGaagtgccgcgaaaattcacgtagagaaaatgagaggttttttaatgctaaaattgcttaattccttagaattaagtcattttcacaagaaaatcctttttataatttagttgaatacagctatttgggttaattgtaaatacttgtcgatattacaacagaaacattgggatgaaattttgagctggaagactcatattcttttgagctgtctcaaaattcaggataggtttgagaaaaatcattttgtacaacactattttgattaataagaaATGCAAAAGTACGTATTACAAGAATGTACACGACCTGCTAAGCATAAATTAGAGAAGAAAACATTTTGTctcattttagagatttttcgcaaccgcagcgccgctcCATCTCTCTTTCACAGATAAATTGAGCGCGATtgaagaactttccatttgaagtgatatttgcatttaatttctttgtatttctgcaagattcaagaaaaagggtgtgtagtgaagAGCTATCCGCCTtctgacaaagatatcaagaagacaatttctttttatgtgagtttttctttctattatgtctttttggcgcaaatatATTCATCATGGCACAGTAAATAAGCGGGATTGTGTTACCAGCACAGctatctgcaatttccattagaattatcaacacaaaatttccgatattacacgacttttaacgagcacaggtttgTATTAGAATATTAGAGTCAGTTGAAACAATAATATTCATGGCAATAATTATAAGTGGTAATATTTAAGTGGTtaagataattaattttaacaacgaatttaattaattttttaataatatttcataacataaaaatttattttagaagcataaggaatttgaattttacatattgcAACTTTCTCTAAAGTTCTCCAGAAGCATAGCCTATTGAAAATTACTTAACAAGCTTTGTTTAGATAATTACAATtagaaaaattagtaaaattagatatatattataataattttgtaagattctgaaaattctctaaaaagAGTCACTAGAATAAGAATAAGTCTGAATTAagggaattttctttaaaaaaaaattaaaaaatgagatttgagaagtatttttaaaaacttacagttttttgaattttttgggacAGCTCATTAATGGATTGATTTTTCAGATTCTATTAAATCATAACCTTTTTCCTAAAATGATTAGCCTTCATAAAAAGATTAAAGAAAAGTCAGATATAATTTTCTATTAGAATTTTCTGTATTATGAAACCAAGTTTAATCATATTAAATTAGGAATTTTTGTAGCCATCGCATCGCATGAAATACAGTAAACTCTTGTTTTGTTATTtaatattagttttaaaatagcTATTCTACTAGGGAATTTTGATCCGGTGGGATGTTGACTGAATTCAGGGATATATATTTATATGGTATTAATGTTAGAAAAATGTGATCAACATCAGATGAAATGTAACTTCTCGCCTAGAGGTATCGGAGCAGGAtgtcttctatggcaaaaatgtagtaCAATGTGGAAACCATTCTGTGCTGAAGAGAGttatacattaatatttagtttagtttagtttatatgatttttcaaaagttgctttcttaggcgatttttgagaaattttagttagATTTTGTTTTACTGaccccaaggattttttttttaaatatcacatcattttcaagttgaagcacaacttcttacctttccaacggatgtcCATTTATTAAGTTCAGTACAttagaaccggaggaataatttataatatgtgttaatttataaaattaaagaaaattgtgacgtttAGGAGCAAAACAAAGAACAGATTCCTGATCAGGAGACTcaactctaccaaacgtaccatgtgagatccgtgtgccaaaaaaaagttgtcaatttgttgcatagtgtaataataattttttttgaatattctaatgtttccatatttttcattttttttaattcttaatttttttctgaaagttgtaagataaattaatatcctgtaatttagttttagttatTCCCGATAATTTTCTGTAGCAAAACCATCTCAAAGAATCGACTACTTATTACACTTATTACACTCGAATACTTTTCAACTGAAAatcgtaattttaaatttaaatttttggaaggcATTTAATTAAGTTTCCTCCATTGTAACAGAGGGCGTTAGTGAAAcgttatttgatttttttacgagGATTTTAATGAGGAATTGACGATAATTGCGACAAAAACCAGCATAAATTTAGTCCTCCGAGATAAGCTTTAATTGCGCTACATACTTTCCAGCACTTTTCATactgtaattaaataaaaaaattcaaaaatcatttaattttgagACTTCCACTTCCGCAGTACTTCTACCTCAGTGTACATCACTTCTaagctaatatctcccccttgaccattgtccaacttgtaccactttaccctatagttTATCTTTAAGAATAttggtaatttttttatttcagaagtAGACTATCTTCagaaaagattccccagaaaagttatgcaagccattgtgagaaagcatcgacctcgaggcagacctaggacaaggtggctgaatcaaattcagaatcttgccttggaacgccttgggatcgaacccgaacatcttcctgataTGGTGGAGGAtggacaagcgtgggctgctagttTGGTTGTAATGGGCCCGGGAttccaatagggataagcggttgaaaatgatgagaaTGAAAATGAtgagcggttgaaaatgaaaatgattcaGAATCAGGACCGTTCAGGTGACCTTCAGCCTTCACGCCTTCACTTCAGGACAGAACAGTGTCTTAACGGTCGTTTTGATTTTAGTAAGCTGTCACAAACAAATTTCAGCTGAGTAGTTTGTTGGAGAGAAATTCCAGTGAAAAAGCTGAATGATGCAGAAATCTCGTAAATTTTCGCTAAAATGTAGTTTCTGCAGAATCTGGGGTGTCTATTGTGCTGGAAAATAGTGGTGATGTGGGTAAAAGTGATTTCCAGCTTCAGCAGCAACTCTCAATTCCCCTGCAAGTGCCAATCCTGAAGAGTCTACTTCGCATATTGCTGGTGTTTTTGCTAACCCCCACAATGATTTGGTACAACAAACTCCTGGCCAAGAAGCCCCATCTCCTCCTTGTGGCTGTGGCAGTCTTCTGTGTAGCCTGCATAGTCGTGGCGCTGACCACAAGGCGTTTCCCTGACTTCTCTGATCCCACATTGGTGAGTAGACGGAGGATTTGCTGGAAATGAGGATGATTTTGATGGGGTTCGGGTGTCTTATGCAGGGATTTGAGGCTCGAGGGACGACAATCAGTCAGAGATTGACAGCCTGGCGTAATTTGCTGGAAGAAACCCGACCATCCGGACGACTTTTGGCCAATCCATTCGAGGATTTTCAACTGGGAGATACTTCAGGGTTTCGCCGGCGAAAATTCAAGAATCAAGGTAGGCTCTGGGGAGATTGTCAATTTTTGAGGAAGATTGCTGaggtaatatttaaaattgtaggTCCAGCGCAGCAAAAGAAGAGAAAGAAGAAGAAACTGGCTCTTCCGGAGAAGATAAAGCTTATTAAGAATCTCCCTTACAATGGAAGCTACGATCTCTCAGATGACTACGATTCCCTGGACAATGTCTCTCGCAGTTCCAGACACGAGCACTGGGATTACGGGAAGAATATCTCTTACGTGAGCGATGAATCCACGAAGAAACGCAACAAATTGAAGAAAGAAAATTGGATAAAACTCACGCAGATGTATCCTCCGCCTCTAACCACGGACGTCCATACCACTTCAGACGGTTTCTTTTGTGAATCCCCGAATAAGGAGTACTCTCATTTTGTCATGAGACGCATCAATCATCAGCTCAATGAATCCCTGTTCGAGCGCAATGCTCTCCTGGCCATGTGCGACCTCGAGCAGGTGATTGTGGGCACAAATCTCTACAATGACCTCTGCCAGCGGGAACTGACGTCGCAGCATTGCTGCCGACCCTGGTCTATTCCCAACTACGTCGCTCTGCTCACCAACAAGTCCACGTGCTTCGATATCGAGGACGAGGACGTGGGGAGCGTGAAGAATCTTCTGCTGGACTGCTTCCCCTTCTACCACAGTCTCAAACTCAGCAATGACTGCACGCAGTTCAAGTGCAATGTCCCTCCGGAGTGCACACAATTCAATGCAGTCTACAACATCCTCCACTATCTCGCCGATGTGGACTTCctgacaattaatgtgagtcCTTAATTTTCCGTTCTAAAAcgcttttttcttattaaagtaTGAtgcagatttttaaatttttcaagaaatcctttttttaatttcattttatattttttgtatttattttgaatgaaGTGGAAGGGTTTTTTAATGCCCTGCAACATTTCAGAACATTCGAAGTTCGTCCAAGGTCCTCTAGGGGCCAAAAATCGTATTCCCTGCTTCTTGTCACAATGCGACATttgcatgaagcatatgcttcatgggTCAAGTTCTCCAAAGTGGGcaatatttaactctttcgtctcttttgggactgcagtacccaaagaagcatatgcattttctatgaaaaacaatgttttttaattattcagaactgataaaaatccgattcttgtggatgattacaaactataaggatgtccaaatgtaagatattttttgtaggagctcaattaattcctgagcttagatatttttgattaaaaaattgtgaaattggcttgcagcatatgctgcggtccggaaagagttaaggcctctacacactagaagcaattaaaaaaaatatgcctttttaagaaagtttccccgtattttttttttttagaaaaggcaatttttgaggaaaatttcttcTAGTTTGTTGACGTCATTCGAATATCGGCAGCCTGTAAAATCTCAATTTTCTCTGTTGTCCTAaaccaaaaaattattttaataaattttttctttaCCATTGTATTTCACtttaataatataattgaatttttgccTTAATTTTTGCTTGGCTGACCATCTTTCCTTACTCAAAaacctgaaaagccaaaattacaaacgtcaaaatcccaaaagccaaaatctttaaaagtcaaaatctcgaaatgtcaaaatctcaaaacccaaaatcctgaaatctcgcaagcaaaaatcccgaaatccaaaatctcgtaAGCCAAAAACCCGAGCACAATATATCGAAAACTaatatctcgaaaagccaaaattccaaaaaactaaaatctcgaaaagccaaaattccaaaagctaaaatcccgtaaaaccaaaatgctaaaaaaccgaaatcccgaaaagcaaaattccggaaagcttaaatcccaaaaagcaaaaatcccgaaagctaaaattctaaAAGCTATATTCCCGAAAAGACAAAGTCCTGAatatccaaaattccgaaagtcaaaatctcgaaagctaaaattccaaaaaagaaaatatcgaaaagccaaaatccagaacgctaaaatcccgaaaaaccaaaatactGAATGGGCCAATATTCCGAAGAATCAAAATTTCTAATGGGCTGAAATTCCGTAAAGCTAAATtcccaaaaagcaaaaatctcgaaatctaaaatcccgaaagctaaaatcgcgaaaatcctgaaagacaaaatttcaaaagtcaaaatcacgaaagataaaatctcgaaaagcctaaatcccgaaaaagacaatactgaaaagccaaaatccagaacgtcaaaatcttgaatagccaaaatcccgaagagtgAAAATCTCGCATGGgccgaaatcccaaaaagctaaaatcccgaaaaaacaaaatttctagaACCCAAGATtccggtaaatgatgcgaaagtacttttgcggtaggggaaagtggtctgcctttgaacgaaaaatgatgttctaaatttgagatttttttcagagtaaactacaacatgagttttactttacactacaccaaaaaattctcttgttcattaagcttctatgcttaccccattcaggactcgcaagtcctcagtttttcctggtgaggaacttgaaaatgtgatgtcgatatattcaaaggcagcctgtatggtctgcctttgaatgtggttgggcagcctttgaatcttaatttttcactgagaatattagggctgtaacattaaacggcccataattgattagcatgaaccctaatgcactcaataaaaccaccactatagtcaaaagtcattatacaacaagattttttacatttttctgaagcactgtttttcacttgaaaatttgtaataaaacgccattgaagttgccaattgtcagtttgaaacatcccggccggagcaagatagcatgttacagtagagtctcttaaattcgaacgctcggggggtatttttgacatttctcacctcccaaattcgaacgattttttcaaaattaacgaaatttgtgtgagattaaattgtactttgaatcaaattcccgtactttctcgcaagtcttagtggtaacatacttccttttcattttatgccATCATAaggtatgtaaacattcaggaagaagcacataaatatgattttcattcaccaagaatacgaactttctaacataacctcacaattgacattttgaatccaaacggcgttcgaatttgagagattcagatttgagagactctactgtataagtatttgtatgacattcgtcagaccaaaagtaggagttctattctgctcccggacaggaagctgtcagacgtttcaatgtatggaaagagaggattcaaaggcacacaacattaagattcaaaggctgccgcagggcaatatttgcaaattcttatcacccacaaaatttgtctcatctgaatcgaaatgtatttggagaaataccatccaagaataaccttctatgactcacaatagaagatttgttcgaaaaattattttgactatgaaaaaacacatgaattgtgtaacatcaaaattacagtttagagctcagtttcttttttttgccctagcacctagaaaataagagctagggtctgctttttttgatgacttgtgaggattatgaatagctatctaatagttaatagaaaagaatttatgctttaaagaaaagtgaaaaaattacaatattcaaaggctgccgcattcaaaggcagaccactttcccctatagcatctaagtcatgagttcgagcatttcgcaaaacctgggacgctttgccacccgtcaaataatatctgcagatatctttaagatttctgtagagaaaatctacacctctacagaatatctgcagataaattctgtagatattcttacgaattttatttgggcttgggacaaaattcgtcagaatatttcggcagattttctgacgaatctctgacgaatttctgtagatattctgccgattttctgtagattttttctacattccagactttccagacaagatgtgtcagaagagatggaaaaatttttcactgaagtttgcaaaattcaatagagttattttttgtgatattacggtgtttatataaaataaagaattctgcgacgccgtgttacaagtagagaaaagtgaagtgaaaactttaagcagagtatcgacctaaatttcgtgtttttgtataatttcatgggcgatttttaggaaattagtatttttgctcgcatctttttacttatttaaaatgtttaatcggtaatgcttgttaagcagagcataccattttctttataactcctacagtttctacataaatcaacaatatttttgtgaggtAATGGACACTAcgccgattttctcggcagaaattctaccgaaaatctacagattttctagcagaaattca is from Phlebotomus papatasi isolate M1 chromosome 1, Ppap_2.1, whole genome shotgun sequence and encodes:
- the LOC129798138 gene encoding uncharacterized protein LOC129798138, which gives rise to MYKIVKTIERGKVFIAACPSAWEIEGNLFWPNKNVTKYRQDPNSIPGKDWKLFKCVVKTENIATFEEALVIEKSLISVETEEEATVLQKTINKNFPKKNYNSEIQRILSQETSKASAADLPDLPIESCQLTLNASQTQAENSGRSERCLSKPAASRKEYMYSSPSPVSTGHQLSTNSSSPTSTSSKSSNSSTCSNSSKSPPRPITQERTQSSQTPAVSVGVLFWEIKRLAEFVYKMQDHIKGLHVKVDRLLDIKDGNSPNTPTEDDIGMDFPLNNVRDVEKFERKLDGAAFKKKIVRNFVRYGGTSGKASGKKVAYQLIDLLLSRKLFTKFSWTGKSKMSSKIAFKNFKNIIQVFFEIVRKADGKMSKNDIENFFKLKILKYSKERANRINKET